One region of Anoplopoma fimbria isolate UVic2021 breed Golden Eagle Sablefish chromosome 10, Afim_UVic_2022, whole genome shotgun sequence genomic DNA includes:
- the smim12 gene encoding small integral membrane protein 12, which yields MWPLVFTALRTYAPYVTFPVAFVVGAVGYHLEWFIRGTPKPREEKSILELREERKLQEQEGMDGTQVLSLKDKLEFTPRAALNRNRPEKS from the coding sequence ATGTGGCCTCTAGTCTTTACAGCGTTACGGACCTATGCCCCTTATGTCACCTTCCCCGTGGCCTTTGTGGTGGGAGCAGTGGGCTACCACCTGGAGTGGTTTATCCGGGGGACCCCTAaacccagagaggagaagagcatcctggagctgagggaggagaggaagctgcAGGAACAAGAGGGCATGGACGGTACCCAGGTGCTCAGCCTGAAAGACAAACTGGAGTTCACACCTAGAGCTGCTCTGAACAGGAACCGACCAGAAAAGAGCTAA
- the gja4 gene encoding gap junction protein alpha 4 — protein MSRADWSYLEHLLEEGQEYSTGIGRVWLTVLFLFRMLVLGTAAESAWDDEQADFVCNTQQPGCTAVCYDKAFPISHFRYFVLQVIFVSTPTIFYFGYVAVMASKEKKKEDEKEAEEGGGGGKNGGRAIERDNNHVSKDNAEEKEKQGDRGKGRRAEKTLPDAPKLKGRLLCAYAFSILSKVLIEVGFILGLWFLYDGFFIAAKFECTWSPCPHTVDCFVSRPTEKTIFTIYTQVIAAISLLLNVVELFQLFQLAVSHRLEKYYRKQQQDYLPRSDQVPARQEAPELQTDPSKSYKAGGHVDPPMLGEAACFPNPCESYGDLAIEVNWGPGESGADLLPSYMNCMGAMKTTHSPRVHYKARAQHNGKKTKGAHKAHSKQKHYV, from the coding sequence ATGTCCAGAGCTGACTGGTCCTACCTGGAGCACCTGCTGGAGGAGGGCCAGGAGTATTCGACAGGCATTGGCCGTGTCTGGCTTACCGTGCTCTTCCTGTTTCGCATGCTGGTACTGGGAACCGCCGCCGAATCCGCATGGGATGACGAGCAAGCCGACTTTGTCTGCAACACGCAACAACCCGGCTGCACTGCTGTGTGCTACGACAAAGCCTTCCCCATCTCCCACTTTCGCTACTTTGTCCTCCAAGTCATCTTCGTCTCCACGCCGACCATCTTCTACTTTGGATATGTGGCTGTAATGGCCAgtaaggaaaagaaaaaagaggatgagaaggaagcagaggaaggtggtggtggaggtaaGAATGGAGGGAGAGCGATAGAAAGGGACAATAACCATGTAAGTAAAGACAATgcagaagagaaggagaaacaagGGGACCGTGGGAAAGGTCGAAGAGCTGAGAAGACTCTACCTGACGCTCCTAAACTGAAAGGAAGGTTGCTGTGTGCGTATGCATTCAGCATCCTGTCAAAGGTCCTCATAGAGGTCGGCTTCATCCTGGGGCTGTGGTTCCTCTACGACGGCTTCTTCATCGCAGCCAAGTTTGAGTGCACGTGGTCCCCTTGCCCTCACACCGTGGACTGCTTTGTCTCCCGACCCACGGAGAAGACCATCTTCACCATCTACACTCAGGTGATCGCCGCCATCTCCCTGCTCCTCAACGTCGTCGAGCTCTTCCAGCTCTTCCAGCTCGCCGTCTCCCACCGGCTGGAGAAATACTACCGTAAACAGCAACAAGACTACCTACCTCGATCAGACCAGGTGCCGGCTCGACAGGAAGCTCCCGAACTTCAAACGGATCCGTCGAAGTCGTACAAAGCGGGGGGCCATGTCGACCCCCCCATGCTGGGTGAGGCTGCATGCTTCCCCAACCCCTGTGAGAGCTACGGGGATCTGGCGATAGAGGTGAACTGGGGACCCGGGGAGTCTGGGGCTGACCTGCTTCCCAGTTATATGAACTGCATGGGGGCTATGAAGACAACACATTCCCCTCGAGTCCATTATAAGGCACGCGCACAGCACAATGGGAAAAAGACTAAGGGGGCCCATAAGGCACACTCAAAGCAGAAGCATTATGTGTGA